Proteins encoded in a region of the Gallalistipes aquisgranensis genome:
- the lpxB gene encoding lipid-A-disaccharide synthase yields the protein MRYYLIAGEASGDLHGANLMKGLLRHDPQAQFRFWGGDKMAAVGGAGNLARHYKTASFMGFVEVVMNLPTILGQLRECKADVAAYAPDVLILIDYPGFNFKMAKFAHLAGIPTFYYISPKVWAWKESRVKLIRKYVDRLFIIFPFEVEYFRRRGIEAIYEGNPIEDVLVEQKRSIPSREAFLAENGLDDRPIVALLAGSRKTEIRYNLPFMAKLAAEFPGYQFVVGGVSWLDRSLYDAVLGGESPVKYVCDKTYPLLAHAEAAVVTSGTATLETALLGTPEFVCYRAGSVTIAIGRLLIRSIRYISLVNLIMDREVVREMIQGDMEVRHAAEELRAVLPGGAKHEKMLADYAALRERVGGPGASDRFAARMVTLLRERLASSETPKTE from the coding sequence CAAGATGGCGGCCGTGGGCGGCGCCGGAAATCTGGCCCGGCACTACAAGACCGCTTCGTTCATGGGATTCGTGGAGGTGGTGATGAACCTGCCCACGATCCTCGGCCAGTTGCGTGAGTGCAAGGCCGACGTGGCCGCCTATGCCCCCGACGTGCTGATCCTGATTGACTATCCGGGCTTCAATTTCAAGATGGCGAAGTTCGCCCATCTGGCGGGTATTCCCACTTTCTACTATATCTCGCCCAAAGTGTGGGCGTGGAAGGAGTCGCGCGTGAAGCTGATCCGCAAGTACGTGGACAGGCTGTTCATCATCTTCCCCTTCGAGGTGGAGTATTTCCGCCGCCGGGGAATCGAGGCGATCTACGAGGGCAATCCCATCGAGGATGTGCTGGTGGAGCAGAAGCGTTCGATTCCCTCCCGCGAGGCGTTTCTTGCGGAAAACGGACTGGACGACCGTCCGATCGTGGCCCTGCTGGCCGGCAGCCGCAAGACCGAAATCCGGTACAACCTGCCCTTCATGGCGAAACTGGCGGCGGAGTTTCCCGGCTATCAGTTCGTGGTGGGGGGCGTATCGTGGCTCGACCGCAGCCTGTACGACGCCGTGCTGGGCGGGGAGAGTCCCGTGAAGTACGTCTGCGACAAGACCTACCCCCTGCTGGCCCATGCCGAGGCCGCCGTGGTGACCTCCGGGACGGCGACCCTGGAGACGGCCCTGCTGGGTACGCCCGAGTTCGTCTGCTACCGGGCCGGATCGGTGACCATCGCCATCGGGCGCCTGCTGATCCGTTCGATCCGCTACATTTCGCTGGTGAACCTGATTATGGACCGCGAGGTGGTGCGCGAGATGATACAGGGCGACATGGAGGTACGCCATGCCGCCGAAGAGCTGCGGGCCGTGCTGCCCGGAGGCGCCAAGCACGAGAAAATGCTCGCCGACTATGCCGCCCTGCGCGAGCGGGTAGGGGGACCGGGGGCATCCGACCGTTTCGCCGCCCGCATGGTGACCCTGCTGCGCGAACGCCTCGCCTCGTCCGAAACACCGAAAACCGAATAG
- a CDS encoding SDR family NAD(P)-dependent oxidoreductase, whose protein sequence is MSGGRERRAVVIGATSGIGRELARLLAADGYLVGVTGRRADLLGTLRAESPERYVTAAFDAAASDAAERVGALIDRMDGVGLVVLCAGTGHLNPELDAEPELETVALNVAAFTRLAGFVYNYFAGCGGGHLVAVTSVMGLRGSGPAPAYAASKAYQINYLEGLRQRACKRREPVAVTDVRPGSVDTAMMKGEGHFWIASPRRAAEVILRAVRRRRAVQYVTPRWRAVGLLLRAVPRALYEKM, encoded by the coding sequence ATGAGCGGGGGACGGGAAAGGCGGGCCGTGGTGATCGGAGCCACTTCCGGCATCGGGCGCGAACTGGCCCGGTTGCTGGCGGCCGACGGATACCTGGTCGGGGTGACGGGCCGGCGGGCCGACCTGCTCGGAACGCTGCGGGCCGAATCGCCGGAGCGTTACGTGACGGCGGCGTTCGATGCTGCGGCATCCGATGCGGCGGAGCGTGTCGGGGCGTTGATCGACCGGATGGACGGGGTCGGTCTCGTGGTGCTCTGTGCCGGAACGGGTCACCTCAATCCGGAGCTCGACGCGGAACCGGAGCTCGAAACGGTGGCCTTGAACGTGGCGGCCTTCACGCGGCTGGCCGGTTTCGTCTATAACTATTTCGCCGGATGCGGAGGAGGTCACCTGGTGGCCGTCACTTCCGTGATGGGATTGCGGGGCAGCGGCCCGGCACCGGCCTATGCCGCTTCGAAAGCCTACCAGATCAACTATCTGGAGGGACTGCGCCAGCGGGCCTGCAAGCGGCGCGAACCGGTCGCGGTGACCGATGTCCGGCCCGGTTCGGTCGATACGGCCATGATGAAGGGCGAGGGCCATTTCTGGATCGCTTCACCCCGCCGGGCCGCCGAAGTCATTCTCCGGGCCGTCCGGCGCCGCAGGGCGGTGCAGTACGTCACGCCGCGCTGGCGGGCCGTGGGGCTGCTGCTGAGGGCGGTGCCCCGCGCATTGTACGAAAAAATGTGA
- a CDS encoding fumarylacetoacetate hydrolase family protein, which produces MKIICIGKNYVEHIRELDRNSNIPSEPIFFMKPDTALLRNNEPFYLPDFSRDLQYETELVVRICRVGRTIEERFAHRYYEEVGLGIDFTARDLQRECVAKGLPWEVCKSFDYSAALSPRFLPLAGLGGDVQRLHFDMELNGEPRQAGDTSKMIFTVDRIVSYVSHFVTLKMGDLIYTGTPVGVGRLSPGDRITASLEGERLLDIEIR; this is translated from the coding sequence ATGAAAATCATTTGTATCGGCAAAAATTACGTCGAACATATCCGGGAACTCGACCGCAATTCGAACATCCCTTCCGAACCGATCTTCTTCATGAAGCCGGACACGGCCCTGCTGCGCAACAACGAGCCGTTCTACCTGCCCGATTTCAGCCGCGACCTGCAGTACGAGACGGAGCTGGTGGTGCGTATCTGCCGGGTGGGCCGTACCATCGAAGAGCGCTTCGCGCACCGTTATTACGAGGAGGTGGGGCTCGGAATCGACTTCACGGCCCGCGACCTGCAGCGGGAGTGTGTCGCGAAGGGGCTGCCGTGGGAGGTGTGCAAGAGTTTTGACTATTCAGCCGCCCTTTCGCCCCGTTTCCTGCCGCTGGCCGGACTGGGCGGAGACGTGCAGCGGCTGCATTTCGACATGGAACTGAACGGAGAGCCCCGGCAGGCGGGCGACACCTCGAAAATGATCTTTACGGTGGACAGGATCGTCTCCTACGTCTCTCATTTCGTCACTCTCAAGATGGGCGACCTGATCTATACGGGGACTCCCGTGGGCGTGGGCAGGCTCTCTCCCGGCGACCGTATCACCGCATCGCTCGAAGGTGAGCGGCTGCTCGATATCGAGATACGATGA